Proteins from a genomic interval of Diospyros lotus cultivar Yz01 chromosome 6, ASM1463336v1, whole genome shotgun sequence:
- the LOC127804684 gene encoding agamous-like MADS-box protein MADS2 isoform X3 encodes MASVLRGIELQSRMHRMLKTLERYQACSYATKEFNGTSREIEQSSYREYLLLKAKHEALQHYQRQLLGEHLDPLNMKELEHLEHQLETSLNRIRSTKTQFMLDELADLQTKERLWIEANKDLERKLDEIYNQNHLGSFQWDGGMQNSPHCHLYAQSQVFLQPLDCSCSLQIGFNPEVSNQLAAVTHNEQNMNGLIPGWML; translated from the exons ATGGCGTCGGTGTTGCGAGGGATCGAATTGCAAAGTCGGATGCATcg CATGCTCAAAACACTAGAAAGGTACCAAGCATGCAGTTATGCTACAAAGGAATTTAATGGAACATCCAGAGAGATTGAG CAAAGTAGCTACAGAGAATACTTGTTACTCAAAGCTAAACACGAGGCACTTCAACACTATCAAAG ACAACTTCTTGGTGAACACTTGGACCCCCTGAACATGAAGGAGCTCGAACATCTTGAGCATCAACTAGAGACATCACTAAACCGGATTAGGTCAACTAAG ACCCAGTTCATGCTGGATGAGCTTGCTGATCTTCAAACCAAG GAAAGGCTCTGGATTGAAGCTAACAAAGATTTAGAGAGGAAG CTTGATGAAATTTATAACCAAAATCACCTTGGATCATTCCAATGGGATGGTGGAATGCAAAATAGTCCACACTGCCACCTCTATGCCCAGTCTCAAGTCTTCCTGCAGCCCTTGGACTGCAGTTGCAGCTTGCAAATAGG GTTTAATCCTGAAGTTTCGAACCAGCTTGCCGCTGTAACCCATAATGAGCAGAACATGAATGGCTTAATCCCTGGTTGGATGCTTTGA
- the LOC127803357 gene encoding AUGMIN subunit 5 — protein sequence MQSASSSVAQPEAILEWLQKEMGYRPLGPYSASNKAPMPSIDSFRKICRGNMIPVWHFLLTRVKSEKTVENIRRNILVHGGDSGGGGGDQVKAGEVGRGRGRRKDKLGAGGESSTSSSVETSREIGLQERNLAEKEVERLRHMVRRQRKELKARMLEVSREEAERKRMLDERSNYRHKQAMLEVYDQQCDEAAKIFAEYHKRLRYYVNMARDAQRLSVDSSTEVSGYSANSEKEAVYSTVKGTKSADDVILIETTRERNIRMACESLARQIIEKIRNSFPAYEGSGIHFNPQVEAAKLGIDFDGDISEEVRDVIVNCLKNPPQLLQAITAYTERMRTLIVREIEKIDVRADAETLRYKYENNRVMDVSSADASSPLQYQLYGNGEIGIDLPSKGTQNQLLERQKAHVQQFLATEDALNKAAEAKNACQKLLQRLNGGGDAVSSQSLIVPSSQNVGSLRQFELEVWAKEREAAGLRASLNTLMSEVQRLNKLCAERKEAEDSLRKKWRKIEEFDARRSELELIYNALLKANMDATTFWSQQPLAAREYASSTIIPACMVVIEISNSAKDLIEKEVSAFSRSLDNNLYMLPSTPQSLLESMGANGSTGPEAVAAAEKNAALLTSRAGARDPSAVPSICRISASLQYPAGSEGSDTGLASVLQSLEFCLKLRGSEACVLEDLAKAINLVHVRRDLVESGHALLTHGYRAQQEYERTTNYCLTLAAEQEKTVTEKWLPELKSAIINAQKCLEDCKYVKGLLDEWWEQPASTIVDWVTVDGQNVAAWQNHVKQLLTFYDKELL from the exons ATGCAGAGCGCATCCAGCTCGGTGGCCCAACCGGAGGCGATTTTGGAATGgctgcaaaaagaaatggggTACCGACCTCTGGGGCCGTACAGCGCTTCCAACAAGGCGCCAATGCCGTCGATCGACTCGTTCCGGAAGATTTGCCGGGGGAACATGATTCCTGTGTGGCACTTCCTGCTTACGCGAGTGAAATCCGAGAAGACGGTGGAGAATATCCGCCGGAACATACTCGTCCACGGCGGGGACAGCGGCGGTGGCGGAGGGGATCAGGTGAAGGCAGGAGAGGTGGGGAGGGGTAGAGGGAGGAGGAAGGATAAATTGGGGGCGGGCGGAGAGAGCTCCACTTCGAGTTCAGTGGAGACTAGTAGGGAAATTGGTTTGCAGGAGAGGAATTTGGCAGAGAAGGAGGTGGAGAGGTTGAGGCACATGGTAAGGCGGCAGCGGAAAGAGTTGAAGGCGCGGATGTTAGAGGTTTCAAGGGAGGAGGCAGAGCGGAAGCGTATGCTTGATGAGAGGTCTAATTACAG GCACAAGCAAGCAATGTTAGAGGTATATGATCAACAATGCGATGAAGCAGCAAAAATTTTTGCAGAGTATCATAAGCGCCTTCGTTATTATGTTAATATGGCAAGGGATGCACAAAGGTTGAGTGTTGATTCTTCTACTGAAGTTAGTGGTTACAGTGCAAATAGTGAGAAAGAGGCTGTTTATTCAACTGTTAAGGGCACCAAATCTGCAGATGATGTCATTCTTATAGAAACAACAAGAGAAAGAAACATCCGAATGGCTTGTGAATCTCTTGCACGGCAGATAATAGAAAAGATTCGGAACTCCTTTCCAGCTTATGAAGGAAGTGGTATTCACTTTAATCCTCAAGTAGAAGCTGCCAAGTTAGGCATAGATTTTGATGGGGATATATCTGAGGAGGTTAGAGATGTAATTGTAAATTGTCTGAAGAATCCTCCTCAATTGCTTCAAGCTATTACAGCATACACTGAAAGAATGAGGACATTGATTGTtagagaaatagaaaaaattgatGTTAGAGCTGATGCAGAAACTTTAAG GTACAAGTATGAGAATAACAGGGTAATGGATGTTTCTTCTGCTGATGCAAGCTCACCTCTACAATATCAACTTTATGGCAACGGGGagattggaattgatttgcctTCAAAGGGAACTCAAAATCAACTGCTTGAAAGACAG AAAGCACATGTTCAGCAATTTTTGGCCACTGAAGATGCACTGAACAAAGCTGCAGAAGCTAAGAATGCATGTCAAAAACTGCTGCAGCGTCTAAATGGAGGTGGCGATGCTGTATCTTCACAATCCCTTATTGTTCCCTCTTCACAAAATGTGGGCAGTCTCAGGCAATTTGAG TTAGAGGTTTGGGCCAAAGAAAGAGAAGCTGCTGGATTGAGGGCCAGTTTGAATACTTTGATGTCTGAAGTACAACGCTTGAATAAATTGTGTGCAGAGAGGAAGGAAGCTGAAGATTCTTTGAGAAAGAAGTGGAGAAAGATTGAAGAGTTTGATGCCCGCAGATCTGAACTTGAACTGATATATAATGCTCTACTTAAGGCCAACATG GATGCTACTACATTCTGGAGTCAGCAACCATTAGCTGCAAGGGAATATGCTTCAAGCACTATTATCCCAGCATGCATGGTGGTTATTGAGATATCAAATAGCGCAAAAGATCTTATCGAGAAAGAAGTGTCAGCTTTTTCTCGGAGCCTTGATAATAACCTCTATATGCTTCCGTCAACCCCACAG TCACTCTTGGAATCCATGGGTGCTAATGGATCTACTGGGCCTGAAGCAGTTGCTGCTGCTGAAAAGAATGCTGCTCTATTGACTTCAAGAGCTGGTGCTAGAGATCCCTCTGCAGTTCCTTCCATATGCCGGATCTCTGCTTCTCTTCAATATCCCGCTG GATCGGAAGGTTCAGACACTGGTTTAGCATCTGTATTACAGTCTCTAGAATTCTGTTTGAAGCTACGTGGTTCTGAGGCTTGTGTCTTGGAGGACCTGGCAAAGGCCATTAATTTGGTCCATGTACGGCGGGATCTTGTTGAGAGTGGTCATGCATTGTTGACCCATGGATATCGTGCACAACAAGAATATGAAAG GACCACAAATTACTGTTTGACTTTGGCTGCTGAACAAGAGAAGACTGTCACAGAGAAGTGGTTACCTGAACTTAAGAGTGCAATTATAAATGCTCAAAAATGCCTTGAAGATTGCAAATACGTTAAGGGTTTG CTTGATGAATGGTGGGAACAACCAGCATCGACTATTGTTGATTGGGTTACGGTTGATGGGCAAAATGTTGCTGCTTGGCAAAATCATGTGAAACAGCTTCTCACATTTTATGACAAGGAGCTTCTGTGA
- the LOC127804684 gene encoding agamous-like MADS-box protein MADS2 isoform X1 has protein sequence MGRGRVELKRIENKINRQVTFAKRRNGLLKKAYELSVLCDAEIALIIFSNRGKLYEFCSTNNMLKTLERYQACSYATKEFNGTSREIEQSSYREYLLLKAKHEALQHYQRQLLGEHLDPLNMKELEHLEHQLETSLNRIRSTKTQFMLDELADLQTKERLWIEANKDLERKLDEIYNQNHLGSFQWDGGMQNSPHCHLYAQSQVFLQPLDCSCSLQIGFNPEVSNQLAAVTHNEQNMNGLIPGWML, from the exons ATGGGAAGGGGAAGGGTAGAGCTTAAGCGGATAGAGAACAAGATAAACAGGCAGGTGACGTTTGCGAAGAGACGGAATGGACTCCTCAAGAAAGCTTACGAGCTCTCCGTTCTCTGCGATGCTGAGATCGCTCTCATCATCTTCTCAAATCGTGGCAAGCTCTATGAGTTCTGCAGCACCAACAA CATGCTCAAAACACTAGAAAGGTACCAAGCATGCAGTTATGCTACAAAGGAATTTAATGGAACATCCAGAGAGATTGAG CAAAGTAGCTACAGAGAATACTTGTTACTCAAAGCTAAACACGAGGCACTTCAACACTATCAAAG ACAACTTCTTGGTGAACACTTGGACCCCCTGAACATGAAGGAGCTCGAACATCTTGAGCATCAACTAGAGACATCACTAAACCGGATTAGGTCAACTAAG ACCCAGTTCATGCTGGATGAGCTTGCTGATCTTCAAACCAAG GAAAGGCTCTGGATTGAAGCTAACAAAGATTTAGAGAGGAAG CTTGATGAAATTTATAACCAAAATCACCTTGGATCATTCCAATGGGATGGTGGAATGCAAAATAGTCCACACTGCCACCTCTATGCCCAGTCTCAAGTCTTCCTGCAGCCCTTGGACTGCAGTTGCAGCTTGCAAATAGG GTTTAATCCTGAAGTTTCGAACCAGCTTGCCGCTGTAACCCATAATGAGCAGAACATGAATGGCTTAATCCCTGGTTGGATGCTTTGA
- the LOC127804684 gene encoding agamous-like MADS-box protein MADS2 isoform X2, which translates to MGRGRVELKRIENKINRQVTFAKRRNGLLKKAYELSVLCDAEIALIIFSNRGKLYEFCSTNNMLKTLERYQACSYATKEFNGTSREIEQSSYREYLLLKAKHEALQHYQRQLLGEHLDPLNMKELEHLEHQLETSLNRIRSTKTQFMLDELADLQTKERLWIEANKDLERKDICPLFCYFIFDSLMKFITKITLDHSNGMVECKIVHTATSMPSLKSSCSPWTAVAACK; encoded by the exons ATGGGAAGGGGAAGGGTAGAGCTTAAGCGGATAGAGAACAAGATAAACAGGCAGGTGACGTTTGCGAAGAGACGGAATGGACTCCTCAAGAAAGCTTACGAGCTCTCCGTTCTCTGCGATGCTGAGATCGCTCTCATCATCTTCTCAAATCGTGGCAAGCTCTATGAGTTCTGCAGCACCAACAA CATGCTCAAAACACTAGAAAGGTACCAAGCATGCAGTTATGCTACAAAGGAATTTAATGGAACATCCAGAGAGATTGAG CAAAGTAGCTACAGAGAATACTTGTTACTCAAAGCTAAACACGAGGCACTTCAACACTATCAAAG ACAACTTCTTGGTGAACACTTGGACCCCCTGAACATGAAGGAGCTCGAACATCTTGAGCATCAACTAGAGACATCACTAAACCGGATTAGGTCAACTAAG ACCCAGTTCATGCTGGATGAGCTTGCTGATCTTCAAACCAAG GAAAGGCTCTGGATTGAAGCTAACAAAGATTTAGAGAGGAAG GATATATGCccccttttttgttatttcatatTTGACAGCTTGATGAAATTTATAACCAAAATCACCTTGGATCATTCCAATGGGATGGTGGAATGCAAAATAGTCCACACTGCCACCTCTATGCCCAGTCTCAAGTCTTCCTGCAGCCCTTGGACTGCAGTTGCAGCTTGCAAATAG
- the LOC127804685 gene encoding E3 ubiquitin-protein ligase At3g02290-like, protein MGSVCCCLRADYEDYSNPNSSVYRNCICLRGFLHNFLHMYTSIFRREEEHATPSTIQGTTSLTSTTSPDNSLSDMYRSPPRPLPYDADSRYFRLPRDGLVSRREKGSSRSHEETEPLRRSDTDADSEPLSIREKWNEFTCEEGSKEYLTRSSLKLSTTKTATGFEHIYSSEDEDVCPTCLEEYTSENPKIITKCSHHFHLGCIYEWMERSESCPVCGKVMAFDEPI, encoded by the exons ATGGGTTCCGTTTGCTGTTGTTTACGAGCGGATTATGAAGATTACAGCAATCCAAACAGTTCAGTTTATAGAAACTGCATATGCCTCCGTGGTTTTCTCCATAACTTCTTACATATG TATACATCAATATTTCGAAGAGAGGAAGAACATGCCACTCCTTCAACCATTCAGGGGACCACTTCTTTGACTTCTACAACATCACCTGACAACTCTCTCTCTGACATGTACCGTTCTCCTCCAAGGCCTTTGCCCTATGATGCTGACTCCAGATATTTCCGCCTGCCACGGGATGGACTGGTCTCAAGACGGGAGAAGGGATCAAGCCGTTCACATGAGGAAACTGAACCACTAAGAAGAAGTGATACTGATGCAGATTCAGAACCTCTGAGTATTCGAGAAAAATGGAACGAGTTTACCTGTGAAGAAGGATCAAAAGAATATCTAACCAGATCCTCACTGAAGCTCTCAACTACAAAAACAGCAACTGGATTTGAGCATATTTATTCTTCAGAAGATGAAGATGTCTGTCCAACATGTCTTGAAG AATACACATCAGAAAACCCCAAGATAATAACGAAATGCTCTCATCATTTCCACCTTGGTTGTATATATGAGTGGATGGAGAGAAGTGAAAGCTGTCCAGTCTGTGGCAAG GTGATGGCATTCGATGAGCCGATATGA
- the LOC127803250 gene encoding uncharacterized protein LOC127803250 translates to MFEHITANELAGYGVGALLLCATISAPRIDALISASQRSSLGMCKRCGDLRMIACSKCKGAGFLKQGGPLDFVAVGDLAQTYRARSNIKSSGCTGCKAKGRFNCPDCSNLAQN, encoded by the exons CTGGCGGGCTATGGCGTGGGCGCTCTGCTCCTTTGCGCCACTATTTCTGCCCCAAGAATCGACGCCCTCATTTCTGCTTCCCAGAGAAG CTCTCTAGGAATGTGCAAAAGATGCGGCGATCTGAGGATGATAGCATGCTCAAAATGTAAAGGAGCAGGATTCCTTAAACAAGGCGGACCGTTGGACTTCGTTGCTGTTGGTGACCTTGCTCAAACATACAGGGCCAGATCAAACATAAAATCCAGTGGCTGCACGGGTTGTAAAGCCAAAGGCCGTTTTAACTGTCCTGACTGCTCTAACCTTGCTCAGAATTGA